The region CACCTGCCAGCGGAGAGACTCCCACTGTGTGTTGGtgagcttcctcatctgtgaaatggggatggtGTGAGCCTCACCCCAGGGTCACGCTCATCAGGCCCAGGGCCAGCTATGACACCCCCCTGGCCACTGTTACCACCTTTTGACCAGAACAGACCAGGTGCACAGCTGGGGCTGAGTGCGGGGGCTCCTGGGCTGGCAAGGCTGGGTGTGGCTCTCCAGCTGCAAAATCCACCTGGGAAGCTACTTTGTCTCTCTGAGCCTCGGCTGCCTttcctataaaatgggaatagtaaCCCTTAGTAGGAAGGACTTGACCTGTCTGATCTTCAATTTCCTCCTTTGAAAATATGAGGATAACAGTCTCTATAAGGAAGAACAATTAGGAAGATAAAACATGGCCCAGCACAGCAGCGCACAGCAGGAatctcagggactcaggaggctgaggcaggaggatcaggagttcaaagccggcctcggaaacttagcaagaccctcagcaatacAGCGGGACCAtgactctaataaaatacaaaaaagcactggagatgtggctccgtggtttagtgcccctggcttccatccctagcactaaaaaaaaataaataaataaaaagtaaaagagttgGTGGCTTTCCTATGGCTGCTGCTTGTTTCAAGTCTTCCTCACCTGTCTGTCAGTCTCAGAAACTGTGATAACAAATTGAGATAATATACACAGAGCACTAAGAACAAGCCTGGGCACATGGGAAGATGGGCCAAGGAGGGACGCCTGAGACTGGAGGCATAGAGAATGTTCTGGTAGTGGGGGTGGGGCCACGGGCACTCCTTAAAGCATTTTCCTTTATAACTTGTACATCTCTTACAAATGTGTCAACATTATGCTGGAGATAGAATACAGATGGAAGGATATGATCCCTGGGACTGACAGGGTGGGAGTTGGGGGCAGAAAGCAGAGTGGAAATGGGACAGGCCAGAAGGTGACGCTGGAAGCGAGTACTTTTCCCTCAATAAAACAGATCAACcataatatagaataaaaatagcttcagggctggggttggggctgtgtggtagagcacttgcctaacatgcctgaggccctgggttcaattctcagcactgcatataaataaaggaataaaataagtcgaacatctaaaaaaaaaaaaaaaaaaaaggttcagctCACCTCACAAAACACTCACGAAGAAAATGCAGTAATAGTTCTTATTCTTATAATTACTTCACACCATAATCTTTCCATCTGTGTTTGGGAAGAACCAACACCCAAACTCAATTCAACAAAACAACACGTCAAGGACCAAACACTGATGCTGCTCCATTGAGGATACACACCCAAGGACGGTGACTGATGAGAATGGCCTTGTTCTTTGGTGCCACCATAAGGGTGAAGGCAGCCCACTGACCTACTGAGCTAGGGTTCCTTCTCATGCCCTGTGCAAAGCAAGCACTACATTGGCCTCAACATCACCACCCTCATCTGGCACCTATCATGTAAATCCTCTGATCCAGCTCTACATGCCCACAAACCATACACAGCAAAGTCTGCAACCTTTTCGGTAacaatgcaaaaagaaaatatttttggctttgtggACCAGCTCTACGCTGCCACCATACGGGGAAAACAGCCAGAGATGACATGTCAGTGAACAGACGTGAGcgtgtgccaataaaactttatttgtaaaaacaGGCAGCAGGCTGGATTAGGCCCCCAGGTAGCCAACCCCTGCTCTAGAGTAACTGGAGTGGCGAAGGGTGGGTCTCCACAAGCACCTCAGATCCCGCCTGATGCACAGCGCGCACTCCAAACCAACAGCTGTTCCTTTGATGGGTCGTATGTCAGGTTGCTCACATGTGCGCAGGAGGGGGTGTTTAAGGACAAGAGAAGCATCAGGGACCATGAATAGCATCCTCTCCGCTCCTCCTGCTATATTCTAAGGCCCCAAGAGCAGAGCCTTTGCTCCTCTCTGCGCCCCCAGCACCCACTGCACACTGGGATAAGCATTAGCAATTGTTTTAAATCTTGGTTTTTGGAAACACGTACACATACACTAGTACCCTCTCGGGGGCACCATGGCGCCCCCAGAACATGCTGTCCACCTCTAGGGAGACCAGGAATTCGAGGGGGCCCTGGCAAGTCTGTCTCAGCCTTAACTACACCTGCAGTCCCTGAGATGAGGCTGTCACCCAGCAGGTGCTCTGTGAATACTCCAAATGACCAAATCCGTCAGGCCCAGTTTTGGGGGGCCGGGACTCACCTTGAGTGAAGGGATGTCCTCAGCTCGGATGACAAACTCGTCCCGCTCCCTGAAGATGCCCTCCCCACCGCTCTCGCCAGCCTCCTCGTCAGTCTCCCCACACACAGCTGCCGTCTCCTGCTTCTTGGCCAGGTGCAGGGGCCGAGCGTCTGGTGGCTCGGGGTCCTCGGGGGACGGGGCAGCAGGTTCCTCGGGAGGGGCAACTGGCGGGGGAGCAACCGGCGGGGCAGCAACCGGCGGGGCTGGTGGTGGCGGAGGCGGcggcggtggtggtggtggtggtggcgagGGCAGGGCTGGTGGAGGGGGTGGCTGCGTTGGAGGTGGCGAGCTGGCCACAGGGGCCACCAGTGGGGGTGGTGAGGGCAGGGCTGGTGCTGGCGGAGgcggtggtgggggtggtggaggctgaggctgaggtgCTGGGGCAGGAGGCGGCGAGGGTGGGGGTTTCTCCTCCAGCAACGGGGGTTCTGGGGAGAGAAGGACATCAGCTCTGGATGCCATTCACTGTCTCTGAGGCTTCTCTTAAACATTCCTTCATGCACTAATAGGACTAAGGCTCCCAGAAGCCCTCTGCCACACCAGCAGAAGGGGGACCCTTTCCCAGTTCCAGTAGCTACACAGAGCCCTGGAAGTTAGGCTCCCGTCCCTGCGGCCTTTTTCAGTCCTCCATCATCTCGAGTCCTCCAAGCCTTTGTCTGGCTTTTTTTCTtcgataccagggattgaacccaggggtacttaaccacttagccacattccccagccctttttgttatattttattttgagacaggatcttgctgagttgcttagggccttgctaagtttctgaggctggctttgaactcaggatcctcctgcctcagcctcctgagccactgggattaaaggcctaCATCACAATACCCAGGTTTCTGCCCCCgcctagtactggggattgagtccaggggtgctctatcccagtcttttttacttattttgagacaggctggcCTCGGActctgccatcctcctgcctcagcctccgagtcatgggattacaggcgtgtgccactgtgcctggtcctTCTCTGAAGCCAATCTCTGGGTCTTGTCATTCACTGGGCCCTTCCCTGTCTTCCCCAGGGTATTGCCCAACCGGGGGACCGACATTGATCTTCCTTCCTGATGCTATTTCTTTGAGCCCCACAGGTGTTTTAACAGTTCCTAACTCTGAGGAGTTTCCAACCCCTAAAACTGCCACTTCTTCAATGCTGTGCCCTCAGCTGTGGCCTTCTCAGCCCTTCCAAGGCTCTCCAGACCTTGATATTTTCCCTCTGCTTAGAACTCTCTGGTACTTCCCATGTTTCCCCAGACACttgtgttctgcctcaccctctcATTCTACTCCCCATCTTTCTACAAGCCCCCCTCCACAAACCTCTCGATTCCCTGACACTCCTGACCCTTCAAGCCCCTTTAATGCCCCCCTCTCATGCCTCTGTTCCCACTAAAGTCCTGTAGTTTCTGTTTATAGCTTACCCCAGACAGAACCCTATGCCCATGAGACCTACCTGTCTCCAAGTCCCTCTGCTCCACACGCCCTGCTGTCCCTTACTGCACATCACTGCTCTTCAGAGATCCTCTCAAGCCCCATGTTCCCCACTAGCTTCAAAACCTGTGCCCATAATTTATAACCTGCCCCGACCCCAGCACTCTCCAGGGCCTGGATTGGGACCCATTAGTCCACTTAGCACCTCCAAGCACAATACCACTGCTACGTCCTACACCACCTACAGTGAAACCCCTTAAACAGTCTATAACCTGAACAACTGTTATCTGGTGACCATAATAACCTAGAACACCTGCTCCACCCCCAGACGACCTTCTTGGAGCTCACCAGGTGTGCCATTGCTGTTGGTACTGGGGAGCCCGGGGAGAGGGGGTGGCCCTGGGACTGCAGATGCAGTGGTCAAGGGCGGCCCCTCTGGGGTAGAAGTGTCCTTAGGCCCAGCAAGGGGTGGATCATCAAGGGCAGAGATGGCTGACGAGATGCTCTCCTGTAGGTCCCGGTTCTTGGCCACGGAGTCTTCCTCATCCGAGGAGAAAGAGGGCAGCGTCTCAAGGTTCCGCTTCAGCTCCTCGTCCAGCCGCTTGCAGGGCGAAgggcagcccagccccagcccctcactctCCGCAGCCTCCAGCGCACCCCCCAGCCCGAAGGCGCCAGCAGGTGGCGGGTGTGGCACAGTGGGTGCAGCGGGCGGCTGGGGCTGCAGGCCTCGGGCTGGCACAGAAGGTGGCACACTCTTGGGGGGACTGAGCGGGGGTGTCAGGCCTGCTTGGTACAGTGGCGGGTGGCGCTTGCCTGACTTGAGGAAGTCCAGGAAGGAGGCCATGAAGCCTGACTTCATCTCCGGCTGCTTCTCCTCTACCTCTTTGATCTTGGCCTCGATCTTCTCCCGGGTCAGGCTGGAGTCCAGGCTGTTGTGGTCCACACCCGACATGGCATCGCCCGACGAGGCTCCCAGCCCTTCACCAGCCTTGGGCACAGACAACTTGATCTAGACATGGGGACAGTGGGAAGTCAGAGCCCAGGGGTCCTGGCCCCAGCCCCCTCACCTCAGGACCAGAAATCCAACTTCCAGACTCAGCCTGCGGGGGGCTAGCACTGAGCCCTGAAGACCCTTCTCAAGCCTGGGGCTGCAGTTCTTCCCTCCAAACACTCACTGATCTCTCCTTGCTACCAGGCAGCTCAGGTACCCACATGCTCTTCCCACAAGAACAGGATGTAGGATGCTGGACTGCTCATCCTTCACTGTCAAGAACCCAAGCCCCAATCGCCCATTTCTGCTAGACCACGCGTCATTCTTGGGTTTCACCACTGCTGCAATACGGGAATCACATTCCTCAGCCTGACCTATGTCCCTCGTGCCTAGATCAATAACATGACCCCAGCCCTTCCCTATCTCTCCGACTCACACATCCCATCCTCAGCCCCCACAAGACTAAGTTCCCCTCACCTTAAGTGGCTTCAGGGGCTCCAGCCGGGTGCCCCCGCCCTCCTCAGCTTTTCTGCCCCTGCCACGGCCCCTGCCCCGGGGTTTCTTGGCCCCATCACTAggtgtggaggctgaggctggcccagTGGTGGTGGGGACCTCCAGTGGGCGGATCCGGGGCCTTCCCCGGGGCCGGGGAGGACCATCGCGCTTCGCCTTGGTGGGCTTGCGGCCTCGGCGCCGGGGGCCATCAGGGCCTGGGTTAGGTGGGCAGAAGTCGATGTCACCCAGGGGTGACAGGGCTGGCCGGGAGCGACAGCTGGAAACCAGGTCAGGCAGGCGCCGGGGATTGAGGCGAATGTCCGCAGGCACATCGGCCTTGTCCTCGTCGGCCTCAAACTCGTACTCCTGGGCGTACAGCTTCTTGGGCGTCTGGAAGGGTGGGTCGCGGCGTCGCAGCAGGTGGAAGGAGGACGTCTTGAGCAGCTTCTTTGGCTTGGTTGAGCAGAAGATGGGCGAGGTGAGGCCACCCTTGGGCTCCGAGGCAGGTGGTGGAGGCGGTGGAGGgggaggcgggggtgggggtggcgcCTGGTGCGGCCCACTCtggatcaggcccagcggctcaGCGTTGACCGTGGAGGGCAGCTCCGGTGGCTTGTTGGGGTCCAGGCCCAGGCCCGGCGTCTCAGGCCCAGCTCCAGATGCCCGGCCAGGGCAGTAGGGCCCATAGGGGTCATAGGCAGGGGGGCCTGGAGGTGGGCCAGCACCAGCCTTGGGATCACCCTCGTCCTCTGGCTGCCCAGCCTTGCCATAGTCATCTGCCGCCCCTCCGCCAAACATCTCCTCCATGGTGGGGAAGAAGCTGCGCTCCTCGTCCTGGAGCAAGGAGTCAGGGAAGCAGATGGAGGTGAGCGGTACGAAGCGTGGGGCCTTGGTGCCTTGTGGGCTGGGGCTTCGGTAGGCACCCGCAGGATCCTTGCCCTCAGAGTTAGGTGGGCCCACGCCGgtgtcaccaggccctgggggCAGTGGCTCCAGAGCCCCAAGCAATTCTTGCATGGCACCTGGAGGTTCTAGGCTTTCCTCTGGTCGGAGACgggggctgggggctgcaggCTCCAGGCCATGGCTGCGGAGGTGGGCCTCGAGCTGGAGGGGCATGGGTGGTGGAGGCGGGGGCGGTGGCGGCTGGGGTGCCCCATCACGGGTGCTTGGCTCAAGAAGGTGGACACCGACTTTGGGGGCGCTAGGAGAGGGGCTAGGGGCATGGCTGAGGACAGAAGGGAGCAATTgtggtggaggtggaggcagCACCAGCGGGAGGTCagggcctccagcctccagaaggaGGCCATGGGGGTTGGGCTGGGCGGGCTGGGCagtgggaggtgggggtggtggACTTTTCTGTAAGAAGGCCCCCAGCTCCTTGGCACCTGCCCCATAGTGGACAACTGAGGTGGCCAGTCCCTCAGGGGTCTCGCCAGCCCGTTCTggccctttcttcttctctttcagcCTCCCCAGGCCCAACTCCAGGGCTGCCGTGGCACCTTCATCCAGGCTGGCACTGGTTCGAATAACACTCTGCAAGTGGTACCTCTGGGGGTCTTCCTTGGCCAACTCATAGGGTGTGCCTGGCGTTCCCCCGGCCCCGCCACTACCCCCAAGTCCCTTGGAGGCATCTGGTGCCCCATCCTCGCCCACTAAGCCATCTGCCCCCGAGGTCCGAGGTGGGCTGGGTGCCTGCAGGAGGTGCTGGATAAGGAATTCCTCATCCTCAGTGCGCTCAGCTGGAGGCCCACCAGGGCCTGCCAGCAGCTCAGAGCCATCACCCTTGCCCTTGTAGCCACCTGCTCCAGCTGCATAGTTACCAGCTCCTGGGGGCGCCAGGAACGGGGCAGAGGCCAAGACTGAGCTCAGGTATTTGCCAGGGGCTCCTGGAGAGCCGACTCCAGGCGGGCGGCCAGTAGCTGGTGGTGACTGAAGAGGACGGATGATGTGGGACGGGCTGGcctccccaccacctcccagggAGCCGGGTCCCCAGCCACCTCCATGGCCCGAGAGTGCCGGGGAATGGCCAGTACTGTAGCTGAGCGAGGGGCTGGCTGTGGGCAGCCCTTGGGAGTGGGCAGCTGGGCCTGGGTAAGGCTCTCCCTGCACCCCATAGAGCTGCCCCTGCAGCTGATCTGGAGAGTAGCTCTGACATGTGGCTAGACCAGGAGGTGGTGGGCCACCAGGAGGCTGTGGGGGAccccctgagtagctgggtcCTTTGCTCAAGTCCTGTGCTTGACCCCCTCCAAACCCCTGCCCATAGGCCTGTGGTCCCAGGAGCCCTTGGGGCTGACCAGGAGAATAGGCCTggcccccagccccacctgccccAGAGGTCTTCCCCGTGGCATAGGCTGCTGCCGGACCACCCAGGCTCTGACACTTGGGTGTGGCAGTAGAGCGAGGTGGTGGGGGTCTGGTGGCACCCCCAGCAGCTGCTCCATAACCACCTTTGCCTGTCTTATAACCCGGCGACTGAATGATGGGGCGAtaacctccaccaccacctccggccccaccacccccagctgCCTCAGGGCCCGTGGCTCGACCTGACGTTCCAGCCGTGGCTCCACTGGGACCAGCCTTGCTGGGTTCACCAGAGCCCGGGGAGGGCTCCCCACCGCCCAAGGGGCTGCAGGCCAAGTTAGCCCGGTGGCCCATGGAGGGGTAGCTGCCCCCACAGCTCAGGTAGTGCTGGAGGGCATGGGCTGGTGGCGGAGGTGGTGGGGGCTGGGCACTGGCTGGCCGCTGGTAGTGCTTTATGACGGTGTCCTGGCGGGGCAGGGCCCGCTCAGGGGGCGGTGGGCCTGGGGCAGCACCCGAGAAGTTGTAGAGCTGGGGGGAGGACTGTTCGGCAGCAGCGGCAGCAGCGGAAGAAGAAGCCAGTAGATTGAACTGAGTGGGGAGGTGGCggggaggtgggggtggatctGGGGGTCCAGGGCGGTAAGGGGGAGTCTGGGCCGGGCCAAGGCCAGCAGGCCCCAGAACGCCGCCTCCTGCCAGGCGCTCAAAGCCCAACGAGGAGGGTACCGTGGGTGCCTGTGAAGGCTTCAGGTGCAGCACATCATGAGGGGACAGGAGCCCATTAGCAGGAGGACTGAATGGGGggtcctggaggctgagggaCGAGGGTACTGGAAAGGGACGGCTGCCGAAGGAAGCTGGGTGCTGGTAGGCAGACAGGGCAGAGGAGGACGGAAAGGTGCTGGAAGCCGGTAGGGCACCCGAGATGAAGAGTTCCGTGGGGCCTGGTGTGTGCATGGCTAGGGATGATGGAGAAGACGGGAGGTCAGAGCAGACCACAAGCTAGCCCCACCCTAACCCTCCAGGGGCAGCACTGCGCTTACCTGTTTGCCAGGAAGGACTACGGaactgggagaggagagaggaggcagaggggcCTGGCTGGGGGCCCCGGGACTCCAGGGCGGAAATGAGGTTCATGACGGAGGCGTCGGGCCCTGCTGAGCCTGCATGGTGGAGGCCAGTGTCGAAGAGTCCAGAGAGGCCTGGCCAGGGATAGGAGGGCAGAGTCAGGCAAGTGGGAGGCCAGGCGGGGTCAAGGAAGACAAATAGCCAAACTAAGTGGAGTTAGGGAAATGGGTGGGGCAAGTCCAAAGAGGACAAAAAGGCAAAATGAAGTTGAGATGGCcaaagggagggaaaaagagaaagtaaaggaGGAACAGGTGCAATCCAAGCAAGCGCAGAGAGCCCAGGTGGGAAGCAATAGTTTTAAAAGAGTAGAAAAAATCCCAAAGTGAAGGAGACCAGGATGAAAGGGCAGAATCCTCAGTAAGGGGGTGCGGGCAGAAGATGTGGGCAATTCGAGTAAGGAAGGAGAGAATACAGACAACAGGAGTCACAgaaagatctaaaaaaaaaaaagtgaaaaggggtTAAGTCAAGGTAGCAGGATCCAGGGAAAAAACAGatggggaggaagagcaggaaggagccGATCAGGAAGGTCAGAGGTCAAAGTGGACGCACAGTCTCTTTGCTGGTACATatggggaaaggaggggggataTGTCAGGATCAAAGCAAGAAAGCTAATCAGAACCGTGGGAGGCAAGGCCAAAGGGGGAGTATAAGCAGTGGGCAAATCTAAGTAAAAAGAGGGAGAGGCAAATAATTGGAGGCAATCAGGAAAGAAAATCAGGAAGAATTCAGAGGGCAAGGGAGCTAATGGGATGAACCCTGAGGGAGAGGGTTGGGGTAAGCTAGAGAGAGGCCGAAAAGCCTGGAAGAGAAGGTGGGATTTGGGGGCTGAAAAGACCCGGCCAATTGAGCAAAAGGGGCGGGACCAGAGAGACAGGGCAAACGAATCCGGCGTGAAATTAAGCAGCAACCAGCAGCCTCACACTCAACCAATCAGAGGAGAGCCAGCAAGGGGAGGGCCACGACACAGGGCACGGCCAATTAGGATGGGCGGAACTTTCAGCAGCCAACCAGCTGTCTCCGAGGGAGGGCCAGGCTAAGCCGGGCGGGATGGGGCCGTACCTGCCGGGTGGTGGTTGGTGGCATAGCTTTGCAGTGGGTGGGGGGCCGCATAGGCCTGGCGGTGTAAGATGTCCGTCTCGGGGTGCGAGGTCCTGGAGCTGCCATAGACCAAGCTGAGGAGAAGGGGGAAATGTCAGAATGTCCTCCCAAGCTGCCTTCTGAGAAGGGAGCTCAGGAAATCCCCGGGGAGTTTGGGGGAACCTTCCAGCTGATGAGGGGGTTATCCCAAGGAACCCTGGGCTCTAAAGGAAGAAGACAGGGAAACTGGGCTGCCAATTAAAGACTCACAAAAATGGCCCTCACTCTCGATCCTCAATAAATAAAGCCCGGATAGTCTCACATTTCCACAGGCAGGCACACAGAGACAAACAAGAGAAGAGAGTGCAAGTCGGAGGAAGCTTCCTGAGTTGAATATAAAAGGTGTATTCCTTCTGCCAAGACCTCCtgctacacacacatacacacacacacacacacaaagtgtgaAGGTAACACAGACAGTGGAGCCAACTGCAGAGGTGCACATGGACAACTTCACTGGAATGGCATAGCCCCTGAACTTCATGGGGTTTTGCAAACCAAGTCGGGAGCGGAGGTAGACTGTTCTCAATAAGGcaggagttgggggtggggaggggacaggaacgGAGAAAGTACCAGGTACAAGTGTGAACACGAATACCGTCCATCCTCAGGGGTTAAGGTTCAAATGCATGGGCCCATGCAAAGCCAGGTATGTGGGCAAATGGGGAAGAAAAGGTTCAGACGGAGGAGTCACACAGGAGAAATTCTGACACACTGGGAAACCCAGGTATGGGGAGGAAGGGTTCCGGACAGGTGAAGAGTGAGGGTACAACACTGAAAAGCAGCAGGAAAGGGAGAGATTCACAGGTGAACACACTGCCAGCCACGCACTCTCAGGACTCATGTtcccacacacaaacatacaccaGGCAAACATTCTACTGTGCATGCAATGGCCCCCTATCTGCGGCCGAGACTCAAGAAGGCAAACACACTCATGGCCATCAACTAGGATTCTCTGCCTCTGGGGGTGGGGAGTTAAAGGGGGCGTGTCCCAAGTACCAGacccccc is a window of Ictidomys tridecemlineatus isolate mIctTri1 chromosome 15, mIctTri1.hap1, whole genome shotgun sequence DNA encoding:
- the Prr12 gene encoding proline-rich protein 12; translation: MDRNYPSAGFGDPLGAGAGWSYERSAKASLVYGSSRTSHPETDILHRQAYAAPHPLQSYATNHHPAGLSGLFDTGLHHAGSAGPDASVMNLISALESRGPQPGPSASSLLSQFRSPSWQTAMHTPGPTELFISGALPASSTFPSSSALSAYQHPASFGSRPFPVPSSLSLQDPPFSPPANGLLSPHDVLHLKPSQAPTVPSSLGFERLAGGGVLGPAGLGPAQTPPYRPGPPDPPPPPRHLPTQFNLLASSSAAAAAAEQSSPQLYNFSGAAPGPPPPERALPRQDTVIKHYQRPASAQPPPPPPPAHALQHYLSCGGSYPSMGHRANLACSPLGGGEPSPGSGEPSKAGPSGATAGTSGRATGPEAAGGGGAGGGGGGYRPIIQSPGYKTGKGGYGAAAGGATRPPPPRSTATPKCQSLGGPAAAYATGKTSGAGGAGGQAYSPGQPQGLLGPQAYGQGFGGGQAQDLSKGPSYSGGPPQPPGGPPPPGLATCQSYSPDQLQGQLYGVQGEPYPGPAAHSQGLPTASPSLSYSTGHSPALSGHGGGWGPGSLGGGGEASPSHIIRPLQSPPATGRPPGVGSPGAPGKYLSSVLASAPFLAPPGAGNYAAGAGGYKGKGDGSELLAGPGGPPAERTEDEEFLIQHLLQAPSPPRTSGADGLVGEDGAPDASKGLGGSGGAGGTPGTPYELAKEDPQRYHLQSVIRTSASLDEGATAALELGLGRLKEKKKGPERAGETPEGLATSVVHYGAGAKELGAFLQKSPPPPPPTAQPAQPNPHGLLLEAGGPDLPLVLPPPPPQLLPSVLSHAPSPSPSAPKVGVHLLEPSTRDGAPQPPPPPPPPPMPLQLEAHLRSHGLEPAAPSPRLRPEESLEPPGAMQELLGALEPLPPGPGDTGVGPPNSEGKDPAGAYRSPSPQGTKAPRFVPLTSICFPDSLLQDEERSFFPTMEEMFGGGAADDYGKAGQPEDEGDPKAGAGPPPGPPAYDPYGPYCPGRASGAGPETPGLGLDPNKPPELPSTVNAEPLGLIQSGPHQAPPPPPPPPPPPPPPASEPKGGLTSPIFCSTKPKKLLKTSSFHLLRRRDPPFQTPKKLYAQEYEFEADEDKADVPADIRLNPRRLPDLVSSCRSRPALSPLGDIDFCPPNPGPDGPRRRGRKPTKAKRDGPPRPRGRPRIRPLEVPTTTGPASASTPSDGAKKPRGRGRGRGRKAEEGGGTRLEPLKPLKIKLSVPKAGEGLGASSGDAMSGVDHNSLDSSLTREKIEAKIKEVEEKQPEMKSGFMASFLDFLKSGKRHPPLYQAGLTPPLSPPKSVPPSVPARGLQPQPPAAPTVPHPPPAGAFGLGGALEAAESEGLGLGCPSPCKRLDEELKRNLETLPSFSSDEEDSVAKNRDLQESISSAISALDDPPLAGPKDTSTPEGPPLTTASAVPGPPPLPGLPSTNSNGTPEPPLLEEKPPPSPPPAPAPQPQPPPPPPPPPPAPALPSPPPLVAPVASSPPPTQPPPPPALPSPPPPPPPPPPPPPPAPPVAAPPVAPPPVAPPEEPAAPSPEDPEPPDARPLHLAKKQETAAVCGETDEEAGESGGEGIFRERDEFVIRAEDIPSLKLALQTGREPPPIWRVQKALLQKFTPEIKDGQRQFCATSNYLGYFGDAKNRYQRLYVKFLENVNKKDYVRVCARKPWHRPPVPVRRSGQAKGPASAGGSSAPPTKTPAPPPKPETPEKTTSEKPPEQMPESAVPESPAPEKPSPPRPVEKEKEKERVTRGERPSRGERATGGRQARPERSLATGQPTTSRLPKARPTKVKAEPPPKKRKKWLKEAVGNASAGGGPPGSSSDSESSPGAPSEDERAIPGRLLKTRAMREMYRSYVEMLVSTALDPDMIQALEDTHDELYLPPMRKIDGLLNEHKKKVLKRLSLSPALQDALHTFPQLQVEQSGEGSPEEGAVRLRPAGEPYNRKTLSKLKRSVVRAQEFKVELEKSGYYTLYHSLHHYKYHTFLRCRDQTLAIEGGAEDLGQEEVVQQCMRNQPWLEQLFDSFSDLLAQAQAHSRCG